A genomic stretch from Candidatus Flexicrinis proximus includes:
- a CDS encoding 3'(2'),5'-bisphosphate nucleotidase, producing MNLEPIKAAVRQAAALCGNVQQRHIVAQQKGGDGPVTIADYGAQALICAAIQAHFPGDCVLAEESGRQFMELVAAEQRAEVVGLIGEAMGREVTEAEVVAWLDYGQSHDAPRKWVIDPVDGTKGFLALRHYAIAVGLVVEGQPVAGVMGCPGYPEIEGGALFWAQDGSCWLEPISGGTSRQVRASTVTDPAASRVLESVEKSHAGFDRMARARELAGLAAAPLVRIDSMEKYARIAAGDAELYLRLPNIKSNRPHSTWDHAAGAALVAAGGGKATDVDGTPLDFASGATMARTRGMVVTNGLIHDQVLAGVQALFNEEQQGQ from the coding sequence ATGAACCTCGAACCCATCAAGGCCGCCGTGCGGCAGGCAGCAGCACTTTGCGGAAACGTCCAGCAGCGGCACATTGTCGCCCAGCAAAAAGGCGGCGACGGCCCGGTCACCATCGCCGATTACGGCGCGCAGGCACTGATCTGCGCCGCGATTCAGGCCCATTTTCCCGGTGACTGCGTGCTGGCCGAAGAGTCCGGCAGGCAGTTCATGGAACTGGTCGCCGCGGAGCAGCGCGCGGAGGTTGTCGGGCTGATCGGCGAGGCGATGGGGCGCGAGGTGACGGAGGCAGAAGTCGTCGCCTGGCTTGATTACGGCCAATCGCACGATGCACCTCGCAAGTGGGTGATCGACCCGGTCGACGGCACCAAAGGATTTTTGGCGCTGCGGCATTACGCCATCGCGGTCGGTCTGGTTGTCGAAGGCCAGCCGGTCGCGGGCGTGATGGGCTGCCCGGGGTATCCCGAAATCGAAGGCGGCGCGCTGTTCTGGGCACAGGACGGGTCGTGCTGGCTGGAGCCGATTAGCGGTGGGACGTCGCGGCAGGTGCGCGCCTCGACCGTGACCGATCCGGCGGCATCGCGTGTGCTTGAAAGCGTCGAAAAGTCGCACGCCGGGTTCGACCGGATGGCGCGCGCCCGTGAACTGGCAGGATTGGCGGCCGCGCCGCTGGTTCGCATCGACAGCATGGAAAAGTACGCGCGCATTGCGGCTGGTGACGCCGAGCTGTATCTGCGCCTGCCCAATATCAAAAGCAACCGCCCTCACTCGACCTGGGACCACGCGGCCGGGGCGGCACTGGTCGCAGCCGGCGGCGGCAAAGCGACTGACGTCGACGGCACGCCGCTCGACTTTGCCAGCGGCGCGACGATGGCCCGTACGCGCGGCATGGTCGTGACCAACGGCCTGATCCACGACCAGGTTCTGGCCGGGGTACAGGCGCTTTTCAATGAAGAGCAGCAGGGGCAGTAG
- a CDS encoding PAS domain S-box protein, whose product MPELPFSDELLQALQAEAARRGIDVEQLVREALGILKPAPPAESSDDHVRQIESDLRRRTQELRAVVEHYPDPVVRLDRDMRYTFVNSANFQVTGFTADQILGHTLPEIGASPGLAEKLQSALQRVFATGEIETVHFDFRGPTERKYFVARAVPEYNDEGVVDSVLVISHDITAQTHLERQLRESETWYRGIVESQIDLVSRFTPDLTLVFANDAYIRYFAKAGENLVGRNILDLEDPRSHDAIRAQRDLLLLDPTPKVSEVYGYWPDGRERWVQWVTVGVRGEDGSIQVFQSVGRDITAERQLERKLRESETWYRGIVESQVDLVSRYTRDLKLVFVNDAYCRYFGGPRDAYIGRSILEFEDPKVHSTILAHIEEMINDPTPKVNEILSYWPDGRERWIQWVTCAVTLEDGSAHLFQAVGRDITAQRQLEKQLRDNESWYRGIVESQIDLVSRNLPDTTLVFVNDAYCRYFGFTREQLIGQSFLITEPPQVHESLRKKLAVSMKQPGPQIVENLSYHPDGRERWVQWMSYGFTGEDGQVNMIQSVGRDVTEQKIAERIRHENEERFRVMLEAASEGIALIDAQGKIVQVNRYIEERFGFTRSQLVGRQCETLFVDVSRAEVRAAIHQTRETGENAHVLLSSPPLAVPSSGAPFPVDLTFVPLTVSGQPMTMCLLVDITERHLLEEQQLINRALEVELEKERELIDLKQRFTTMVTHEFRTPLAIIQSTIDIVQNYLDRLPQEKLAERLDIVTKQAKRMGELLSDVLTYSRGEQGLTPSTLEIIDLGQFCLAIIEDLQTADSGAHPISLNAGNYPLMIQTDRRLLEHICLNLIGNAIKYSPAGSQVVVNATREGSELVLAVTDFGIGIPESDLQRVFNPFHRGANVGSRSGSGLGLPIVKQCVEALGGTIQTDSRVNQGTTFTVRLPEQVA is encoded by the coding sequence GTGCCCGAACTTCCTTTTTCTGACGAACTGCTCCAGGCGCTGCAAGCTGAAGCCGCGCGCCGGGGCATTGATGTCGAGCAGCTGGTCCGCGAAGCGTTGGGGATTCTGAAACCAGCTCCCCCCGCCGAGTCCAGCGATGACCATGTGCGCCAGATCGAATCGGATCTGCGCCGGCGCACGCAGGAATTACGCGCCGTCGTCGAGCACTATCCAGACCCTGTCGTGCGTCTCGACCGCGACATGCGCTATACCTTTGTCAATTCCGCCAATTTCCAGGTCACGGGTTTTACGGCAGACCAGATTCTCGGTCATACGCTGCCTGAAATCGGCGCCAGCCCAGGATTGGCAGAGAAACTCCAGTCCGCGCTGCAGCGGGTGTTCGCCACGGGCGAAATCGAAACGGTTCACTTCGACTTTCGCGGCCCGACGGAGCGGAAATATTTCGTGGCGCGCGCTGTCCCCGAATACAACGACGAAGGCGTGGTCGACTCTGTCCTGGTGATCAGTCACGATATCACCGCCCAGACTCACCTCGAACGCCAGCTGCGCGAGAGCGAGACCTGGTACCGCGGCATTGTCGAGAGTCAGATCGATCTGGTGTCGAGATTCACGCCGGACCTCACGCTGGTCTTCGCCAACGATGCGTACATCCGCTATTTCGCCAAGGCGGGCGAGAACCTGGTCGGGCGAAACATCCTGGATCTGGAAGATCCGCGGTCGCATGATGCCATCCGCGCCCAACGCGACTTACTGCTGCTCGACCCGACACCCAAAGTGAGTGAGGTCTACGGCTACTGGCCGGACGGCCGCGAGCGCTGGGTACAATGGGTGACGGTCGGTGTCCGCGGCGAGGACGGAAGCATTCAGGTATTCCAGTCGGTTGGCCGCGACATCACCGCTGAACGGCAGCTCGAACGCAAACTCCGCGAGAGCGAAACGTGGTACCGCGGCATTGTCGAAAGTCAGGTCGATCTGGTCTCTCGCTATACCCGTGACCTGAAGCTGGTGTTCGTGAACGATGCGTACTGCCGGTATTTTGGCGGGCCGCGCGATGCCTATATTGGCCGAAGCATCCTCGAATTCGAAGACCCCAAGGTGCACTCAACCATTTTGGCCCATATCGAGGAGATGATCAACGACCCCACCCCGAAGGTCAACGAGATCCTGAGTTACTGGCCGGATGGTCGTGAACGCTGGATACAATGGGTGACCTGTGCCGTGACCCTCGAGGACGGCAGCGCGCACCTGTTCCAGGCGGTTGGCCGCGACATTACGGCCCAGCGCCAGCTCGAAAAACAGCTCCGCGATAACGAATCGTGGTATCGCGGCATCGTGGAGAGCCAGATCGACCTGGTGTCCCGTAATCTGCCCGACACGACGCTGGTCTTTGTCAATGACGCCTACTGCCGTTACTTCGGCTTCACCCGTGAACAGCTCATCGGCCAGAGCTTCCTGATTACCGAGCCGCCGCAGGTGCACGAGTCGCTGCGCAAGAAACTCGCTGTGAGCATGAAACAGCCCGGCCCGCAGATCGTGGAAAACCTGTCCTATCATCCAGACGGCCGTGAACGCTGGGTGCAGTGGATGAGTTACGGCTTTACCGGCGAAGACGGCCAGGTCAACATGATACAGTCGGTTGGCCGCGACGTCACGGAGCAGAAGATCGCGGAGCGAATCCGCCACGAAAACGAAGAGCGCTTCCGCGTGATGCTCGAAGCCGCGTCGGAGGGGATCGCGCTGATCGATGCGCAGGGCAAGATCGTCCAGGTGAACCGCTATATCGAGGAGCGCTTCGGCTTCACCCGTTCGCAGTTGGTCGGACGGCAGTGCGAGACGCTCTTTGTGGATGTGTCACGCGCAGAAGTTCGGGCGGCGATCCACCAGACGCGCGAAACCGGCGAAAACGCGCATGTGCTGCTTTCGTCTCCACCGCTGGCGGTCCCGTCGTCCGGTGCCCCGTTCCCTGTGGACCTGACGTTTGTGCCGCTCACGGTCTCCGGCCAGCCGATGACCATGTGCCTGCTGGTCGACATCACCGAGCGGCATTTGCTCGAAGAACAGCAGTTGATTAACCGCGCGCTGGAAGTCGAACTGGAGAAAGAGCGCGAATTGATCGACCTCAAGCAGCGCTTCACGACCATGGTCACCCACGAGTTCAGGACGCCGCTGGCGATCATTCAATCGACCATCGACATCGTTCAAAACTACCTGGACCGGCTGCCTCAGGAAAAGTTGGCCGAGCGGCTGGATATCGTCACCAAACAGGCTAAGCGGATGGGCGAACTGCTTTCGGATGTTCTGACCTACAGCCGCGGCGAACAGGGGTTGACCCCATCCACGCTTGAGATCATCGACCTGGGGCAGTTCTGTCTGGCGATTATCGAGGATCTTCAAACCGCCGACAGCGGCGCGCATCCGATTTCGCTGAACGCCGGCAATTACCCGCTGATGATTCAGACCGACCGGCGGCTCCTGGAACACATCTGCCTGAACCTGATCGGCAATGCCATCAAGTATTCTCCCGCCGGCAGCCAGGTTGTCGTGAATGCCACGCGTGAAGGATCGGAACTGGTGCTGGCGGTGACGGACTTCGGGATCGGTATCCCTGAAAGCGACCTGCAGCGGGTTTTTAACCCGTTCCATCGCGGCGCAAATGTCGGGTCACGCAGCGGCAGCGGCCTGGGCCTGCCGATCGTCAAACAGTGCGTCGAAGCGCTCGGCGGCACGATTCAGACCGATTCGCGCGTCAATCAGGGCACGACCTTTACCGTCCGGCTCCCTGAGCAAGTAGCGTAG
- a CDS encoding leucine--tRNA ligase, with product MTEKTPYNPQDIEPHWQQQWETAQLYKAEVDWSKPKHYALTMLPYPSGDLHIGHWFAMTPSDARARYMRMKGFNVMFPMGFDAFGLPAENAAVQRGIHPAKWTYANMDRMRGQLRSMGAMFDWGREMVSCDPAYYKWTEWYFKTFYENDLAYRGEAMVNWSEALQTVLANEQVIDGKDERLGQPVIQKLMTQWFFRYTRYADELLDFSSIDWPESIRTMQTNWIGRSEGAHVKFAAETGDIIEVYTTRPDTLWGATFMVLAPEHPLVDKITTPEFKSAVAAYKTAAARKTEIERGAEDREKTGVFTGGYAINPVNNERIPVWIADYVMISYGSGAIMAVPAHDERDFAFARKFGLKVRVVIQPEGVELDGDTIAEAAPGSGLMVNSGTFNGTASNGEKGRKNPAIAVVIDHLKERGIGREAVNYRLRDWLISRQRYWGSPIPVIYTVDGTIETVPTSDLPVELPEDVQMTGFGNPLALHETFVHTTDSQGRPARRETDTMDTFMCSSWYHLRYLSPDYESAPFDPEEAAYWLPIDTYTGGSEHATMHLLYTRWFNKALRDTGVFSDAARIMREHGRDPKVLDEPMLQLRNQGQILGETRRGDWIVASGRIDAATGKMFADRVEVVDVLPQPVPMGVYAGELWKRTENLLTLRSAAEDGATLTVEVTEGGTVEIPGIPGTNTVNQLKHHLDVERMSKSRGNVVNPDELVKQYGADTVRAYLMFAFDYMKGGPWDSQGVSGVVRWLNDMWDFVQTDLPESGDPTTERTIERRVHQAISRITNSFESFGFNTAVAALMTLRNEIKPALREGKIGRTAFQEAMHIVLRLMAPITPHVAEELWAKMGWEFSVHQQPWPEYDAAKAAEDVVPLVIMVNGKVRGHIEVPSGISEDAAKEAALSNDWVRRQLDGGQPKRVIFIGGRDPKVNVVV from the coding sequence ATGACCGAGAAGACGCCTTACAACCCGCAAGATATCGAACCCCACTGGCAGCAGCAGTGGGAGACCGCCCAACTGTATAAAGCCGAGGTGGATTGGAGCAAACCGAAGCACTACGCGCTGACGATGCTGCCGTACCCTTCGGGCGACCTGCACATCGGCCACTGGTTCGCCATGACGCCGAGCGATGCCCGCGCCCGCTATATGCGGATGAAGGGTTTCAACGTGATGTTCCCGATGGGCTTCGACGCCTTCGGTCTGCCGGCAGAAAACGCCGCCGTGCAGCGCGGCATCCATCCCGCCAAGTGGACCTACGCGAATATGGACCGCATGCGGGGGCAGCTGCGCTCGATGGGGGCCATGTTCGACTGGGGACGCGAGATGGTGAGCTGCGACCCGGCCTATTACAAGTGGACCGAGTGGTACTTCAAGACCTTCTACGAGAACGACCTGGCCTATCGCGGTGAAGCGATGGTCAACTGGTCGGAAGCCCTGCAGACCGTTCTGGCCAACGAGCAGGTGATCGACGGGAAAGATGAGCGCCTGGGCCAACCGGTCATTCAGAAACTGATGACCCAGTGGTTCTTCCGCTATACCCGCTACGCCGACGAACTGCTGGATTTCAGCAGCATCGACTGGCCTGAATCCATCCGTACCATGCAGACAAACTGGATCGGCCGCAGCGAGGGCGCCCACGTCAAATTCGCCGCTGAAACCGGCGACATCATCGAAGTCTATACCACGCGGCCCGATACGTTGTGGGGCGCGACCTTCATGGTGCTGGCGCCGGAGCATCCGCTGGTTGATAAGATCACCACGCCGGAATTCAAGTCCGCCGTCGCCGCCTACAAGACTGCTGCCGCACGCAAGACCGAAATCGAGCGCGGGGCCGAAGACCGCGAGAAAACCGGCGTGTTCACCGGCGGCTACGCCATCAATCCGGTGAATAACGAGCGTATCCCGGTCTGGATTGCCGATTACGTGATGATCTCCTACGGCAGCGGCGCGATCATGGCTGTGCCGGCGCACGACGAACGCGACTTTGCCTTCGCGCGCAAGTTCGGTCTGAAGGTGCGCGTGGTCATCCAGCCCGAAGGTGTCGAGCTGGATGGCGACACGATTGCCGAAGCCGCTCCGGGGTCCGGGTTGATGGTCAACAGCGGCACCTTCAACGGCACGGCCAGCAATGGCGAGAAGGGCCGCAAGAACCCGGCCATCGCCGTGGTGATCGACCATCTGAAGGAGCGCGGCATCGGGCGCGAGGCGGTCAACTACCGCCTGCGTGACTGGCTGATCTCGCGCCAGCGCTACTGGGGCAGCCCGATCCCCGTCATCTATACCGTCGACGGCACCATCGAAACCGTGCCGACCAGCGATCTGCCGGTCGAACTGCCGGAAGACGTGCAGATGACCGGCTTCGGCAACCCGCTGGCGCTGCACGAGACATTCGTCCACACAACCGACTCGCAAGGACGGCCGGCGCGGCGCGAGACCGACACGATGGACACCTTCATGTGTTCGTCGTGGTATCACCTGCGCTATCTGTCCCCGGATTATGAGTCCGCGCCGTTTGATCCGGAAGAAGCGGCCTACTGGCTGCCGATCGATACTTATACCGGCGGTTCCGAGCACGCGACCATGCACCTGCTGTATACGCGCTGGTTCAATAAGGCGCTGCGCGATACCGGCGTCTTCAGCGATGCCGCCCGGATCATGCGCGAGCACGGCCGCGATCCGAAAGTCCTGGACGAGCCGATGCTGCAGCTGCGTAATCAGGGGCAAATCCTGGGCGAAACACGGCGCGGGGACTGGATCGTTGCCAGCGGCCGGATCGACGCGGCAACCGGAAAGATGTTTGCCGACCGCGTCGAAGTCGTCGACGTCCTGCCGCAGCCTGTCCCGATGGGTGTATATGCCGGCGAGCTGTGGAAGCGCACTGAAAACCTGCTGACGCTGCGGTCAGCCGCGGAGGATGGCGCGACCCTGACGGTCGAAGTAACCGAGGGCGGCACGGTCGAGATTCCCGGCATCCCCGGCACGAATACGGTCAACCAGCTGAAGCATCATCTGGATGTCGAGCGTATGTCGAAGTCGCGCGGCAACGTGGTCAACCCCGACGAACTGGTCAAGCAGTACGGCGCCGACACTGTCCGCGCCTACCTGATGTTCGCCTTCGATTACATGAAGGGCGGGCCGTGGGACAGCCAGGGTGTATCCGGCGTTGTGCGCTGGCTCAACGATATGTGGGACTTCGTGCAGACCGACCTGCCCGAGAGTGGTGATCCCACGACTGAACGCACGATCGAGCGCCGCGTGCACCAGGCGATCTCGCGCATCACCAACAGCTTCGAGAGTTTCGGGTTCAACACGGCGGTCGCCGCGCTGATGACCCTGCGTAACGAGATTAAGCCCGCCCTGCGCGAGGGCAAGATCGGGCGTACGGCCTTTCAGGAGGCGATGCACATCGTCCTGCGCCTGATGGCTCCGATCACCCCCCACGTCGCCGAAGAGCTGTGGGCGAAAATGGGCTGGGAGTTCAGCGTCCATCAGCAGCCGTGGCCGGAGTACGACGCGGCAAAAGCTGCCGAGGACGTCGTGCCGCTGGTCATCATGGTCAATGGCAAGGTGCGCGGACATATCGAGGTTCCCAGCGGCATCTCGGAGGACGCGGCCAAAGAAGCAGCACTGAGCAACGACTGGGTGCGGCGCCAGCTGGACGGCGGCCAGCCGAAGCGCGTCATCTTCATCGGTGGCCGCGACCCGAAGGTCAACGTAGTGGTCTAA
- a CDS encoding glycosyltransferase family 39 protein: protein MEQTPTPLTPTPAEKPLHGQKTGWRTKSLVLLLALFAFAASISISRQVFENVPHLEDEVAYLFQAKVFARGQVTVPIEYPKSAFWQPFVIEHANGQRFSKYPPGWSILLAVGVLLGLPAVSNATLAALTVLVTYRLGRDTFNSETGLIAAVLTAFSPMTLLLNATLMAHTAALFCAVLFMWAYLRMSRATGSHALRWGALSGAALGALTATRPLSAVAVALPFILWSSIAVFKAARVRPSAAPPAHRVSSTLVRVLPPLIALSVAALLVAGLVPLYNAAATGDPRANLYTLVPGWEYDRVGFGPDIGRNGHTLIKGVQFARYDLSLTAADLFGWQLSGWTDMLTGWVNGVAPPGMIADSYWPVLGISWVLMPFGMVVGFRREWMVVWVIGGALWLSLAGTFLLNGVELWSLAGILWASLPLVAIMFQRNAASGEQRSGAPPDTALYTWLMFAVLFALVAVHTTYWIGSQRYSTRYYTEGLSAAAVLSALPLAWLARRGGVWRGVVAAGLLAALAWSYFGYSIPRLSALRGYNRVTGEVVDGVAERRQDDRPVLVLVSGTDARWRTRAALWTLGSPFLDSEIEVAFVDVTLENARESVLARLPGRQVIEMGGDVHDIWFLDRCTETACPLANRPVNPTLLAQGAGR, encoded by the coding sequence ATGGAACAGACACCCACTCCCCTCACTCCTACCCCGGCGGAAAAGCCCCTCCACGGCCAGAAGACCGGCTGGCGGACGAAGTCCCTGGTGCTTCTCCTCGCCTTGTTCGCCTTTGCAGCCAGCATCTCGATAAGCCGGCAGGTCTTTGAGAATGTGCCGCATCTGGAAGATGAAGTCGCCTACCTGTTCCAGGCGAAAGTTTTCGCGCGCGGTCAGGTCACCGTTCCGATCGAATACCCCAAGAGCGCGTTCTGGCAGCCCTTTGTGATCGAACATGCAAACGGCCAGCGCTTCAGCAAATATCCGCCGGGCTGGTCGATACTGCTGGCGGTCGGCGTCCTGCTCGGCCTTCCGGCAGTCTCCAATGCAACCCTGGCGGCGCTGACCGTACTTGTGACTTACAGGTTGGGCCGCGACACCTTCAACTCGGAGACCGGGCTGATCGCGGCGGTGTTAACGGCCTTTAGCCCGATGACGCTGCTGCTCAACGCAACACTGATGGCCCATACGGCAGCGCTGTTCTGCGCGGTACTTTTCATGTGGGCGTACCTGCGGATGTCGCGCGCGACCGGCAGTCACGCACTGAGATGGGGTGCGTTATCGGGCGCAGCGCTGGGCGCCCTCACCGCGACAAGGCCCCTGAGCGCAGTTGCGGTCGCTCTGCCGTTCATCTTGTGGAGCAGTATTGCAGTGTTCAAGGCGGCCCGTGTCCGCCCTTCCGCCGCTCCACCGGCCCACCGTGTGTCTTCCACACTTGTCCGTGTGCTTCCGCCGCTGATCGCCTTATCGGTCGCGGCGCTGCTCGTTGCCGGGCTGGTGCCGCTCTATAACGCCGCCGCAACCGGAGACCCACGCGCCAACCTCTACACACTGGTGCCGGGCTGGGAGTACGACCGCGTCGGCTTCGGCCCGGACATCGGCCGTAACGGCCACACGCTGATTAAAGGCGTGCAGTTCGCGCGCTACGATCTTTCCCTGACAGCCGCTGATCTGTTCGGTTGGCAGTTGAGCGGCTGGACCGATATGCTCACCGGGTGGGTCAACGGGGTCGCGCCACCCGGAATGATTGCGGACTCGTACTGGCCGGTGCTGGGTATAAGCTGGGTTCTGATGCCCTTCGGCATGGTCGTCGGCTTCAGGCGCGAGTGGATGGTCGTCTGGGTGATTGGCGGCGCCCTGTGGCTAAGTCTGGCCGGCACCTTCCTGCTCAACGGCGTCGAATTGTGGTCACTGGCGGGCATCCTCTGGGCGAGTCTGCCGCTGGTGGCGATCATGTTCCAACGTAACGCGGCCAGTGGTGAGCAGCGCAGCGGAGCGCCGCCCGACACTGCGCTTTATACCTGGCTGATGTTTGCGGTCCTGTTTGCGCTGGTGGCTGTCCATACGACCTACTGGATCGGCAGCCAGCGGTACAGCACGCGCTACTACACCGAGGGGCTAAGCGCGGCGGCCGTACTGTCGGCTCTGCCTCTGGCTTGGCTGGCGCGGCGCGGCGGTGTCTGGCGGGGGGTCGTCGCAGCAGGGCTGCTGGCGGCGCTGGCATGGTCGTATTTCGGCTACAGCATCCCGCGGCTCTCGGCGCTGCGCGGCTACAACCGTGTCACCGGCGAGGTGGTCGACGGGGTGGCGGAACGGCGCCAGGATGATCGCCCGGTGCTGGTCCTGGTTTCAGGCACGGATGCGCGCTGGCGGACCCGCGCCGCCCTCTGGACGCTGGGCAGCCCGTTCCTCGACTCCGAGATCGAAGTCGCGTTTGTGGATGTCACGCTGGAAAACGCCCGCGAGAGCGTGCTGGCGCGCCTGCCGGGGCGGCAGGTGATCGAAATGGGCGGGGACGTCCACGATATCTGGTTTCTTGACCGCTGCACCGAGACGGCCTGCCCGCTGGCAAACCGGCCCGTGAACCCTACGCTACTTGCTCAGGGAGCCGGACGGTAA
- a CDS encoding DMT family transporter, whose protein sequence is MTLDRSPMPVRGVLMALLTPIFLGIAPIFGKLAINAGADPFSVAALRTLTAIAVLWSVYFIFMRRFIFVSPAGLMGCVVIGGINGIGALCYYSGLGRLDAGLVQLINGMYLVVAVVLAGIGGTQIDRRTMLRVGLAVAALVILTGFGERRVDFVGVGLMMGSAVMFAGTLALSQYVLYEVPSQTMALYALTTMAVIVSMVWLAVGRPLTSDALTYAIAPIILLGITTALSRLAMYAGVKFLGGMQTAIMAVAEIGVALILSAIVLGERLTPVQWIGVALLASCLLLIRQRDLVAQAYNPGAMILANMATEQFQRIAFHKAFGTVENNPDLAILQDMSLEELHAIQHMMGAEHGAIDPFPISKSAALQPTLGEAEGVIR, encoded by the coding sequence ATGACGCTTGACCGTTCGCCAATGCCGGTACGCGGGGTCCTGATGGCTCTGCTGACGCCCATCTTCCTGGGGATTGCTCCAATCTTCGGGAAATTGGCGATCAATGCGGGGGCGGATCCCTTCAGCGTTGCTGCGCTGCGCACGCTCACGGCGATAGCGGTCTTGTGGAGCGTCTACTTTATTTTCATGCGCCGTTTCATCTTCGTCTCGCCAGCTGGCCTGATGGGATGTGTGGTGATCGGCGGCATCAACGGGATCGGCGCGCTGTGTTACTACAGCGGGCTGGGCCGGCTCGATGCGGGTCTGGTGCAGTTGATTAACGGCATGTATCTGGTGGTGGCGGTCGTGCTGGCTGGTATTGGCGGGACACAGATTGACCGGCGCACGATGCTGCGCGTCGGCCTCGCGGTCGCGGCTCTGGTAATCCTGACCGGCTTCGGCGAGCGGCGCGTGGATTTTGTCGGCGTTGGCCTGATGATGGGCAGCGCGGTGATGTTCGCCGGGACGCTCGCCCTCAGCCAGTATGTGCTGTACGAGGTTCCTTCGCAGACCATGGCGCTCTATGCGCTGACGACGATGGCCGTGATCGTTTCGATGGTCTGGCTGGCCGTTGGCCGTCCGCTCACCTCCGATGCGCTGACCTACGCCATCGCGCCGATCATCCTGCTCGGGATTACCACGGCGCTCTCGCGGCTGGCCATGTACGCCGGGGTGAAGTTCCTCGGGGGGATGCAGACCGCGATCATGGCCGTCGCGGAGATCGGCGTCGCGCTGATTCTATCGGCAATTGTCCTCGGCGAGCGGCTCACGCCGGTACAATGGATCGGTGTCGCGCTGCTGGCGTCATGCCTGCTGCTGATCCGCCAGCGCGATCTGGTGGCACAGGCTTATAACCCCGGCGCAATGATCCTCGCCAATATGGCGACGGAGCAGTTCCAGCGTATCGCCTTCCACAAAGCGTTCGGCACGGTGGAAAACAACCCCGATCTGGCAATCCTTCAGGATATGTCACTGGAAGAACTGCACGCCATTCAGCACATGATGGGCGCGGAACACGGCGCGATTGACCCGTTCCCGATCAGCAAGAGCGCCGCGCTTCAGCCGACGCTGGGCGAGGCCGAAGGCGTTATTCGCTGA